CGATGATCGCGGCGTGAAGGTGGAACGTGCCAGACAGGCTCGACATCGTCGAGCTGAACATCGCCGCCAGCATGACGCCGATGAGGCCGTTCGGCAGGAGAGTGAGCGTGGCGAGCGCGTACGACGCCTCGTGCGCGTTCGCGCGGCCGGGCAGGACGACGGCCAGGTCGGGATACAGGATCCGCATCGCCATTGGCGGAACGAACCACAGGAACGACCCGACGAGGAAGAACCCGCAGCAGAGCAGCGACACCTTCTTCGCCGACCGTTCGTCATCGACCGCAAAGTACCGCTGCGCCATGACCGACGTGTTGTAGCCGAAGCTGACCATGATCGCCCAGGCCGCGACGTAGCCCCACCCGAAGTCGCCGGGCAGCGTCAGTGATCGCATCGACACCGGCAGGCTCCTGATGAACGCTCCGGCACCGCCCACGCGCGCGAGCGAGACGACGAAGAGGACCAGGGTGAACGGCATCAGGACGACCGCCTGCAGGAAGTCGGTGATCACGACGGCCCACAGGCCGCCAACGACGCAGTAGGCGAGGATGATCGCTCCGCACGCGATGATGGTCCACCCGATCGGCACGTTGCAGATGGAGCTGACGAAGACGCCGAGGCCGAAGAGCCCGGCGGCAGCGGTGAAGAGATGGAAGACGACCGCGGTCCACGAAAAGACCTGGCGGGTCTGCTCGTCGAACCGCTCCGTCAGGTACTCCATCGTCGTGGAGATGCGGAGCCGCCGCCAGCGTGCGGCGAACAGCCAGTAGCCGAGCATGAAGCTGAGGCCGTTCCCGATGTACATCAGGACGATCACGAGGCCCTGGCGATAGGCGACACCGGCCGCACCGGTGAAGGTCCAGGCGCTGAAGCCGCTCATGAAGGAACTGAGGCCGGCCACGAACCAGGGAATACGGCTGCCGCCGCGGAAGTAGTCCGACGCCCCCTTGTTGAAGCGCATGAAGTAGGCGCCGATACCGACCATGGCGAGCATGTAGAGGGCGATGACGGCGTAGTCGACGGCGGTGACAGACTTGAGCATGGTTGTCCCCGGACACGTGTGGCGGGTCGGCGGGCCGACGTCGACGCGTTCGATCGGCGGCCCTGAGGAGCCGGCGCTTCACTCCCGCCCGGTCGCCTGCCGGAACCAGCGCGCGAAGTGGGGTAACGCGATCTCGGGCGCCTCCAGTTGCGGGTGCCAGCGCTTCTCCCACTCGAACGACACGTGCCCCGCGAAGCCTGCCGCGTCGAGCACGGCGACGGTCTGGCGAAGCGGGAACGTGCCGGTCCCGGTCAGGACAGGTTTCCAGGCCGACGCCCGGATGGCCGTATCCGACGGGTCGCCCGGCCTGATGTCCTTGAGGTGCACGTGGCGCACGAGCCCGCCGAGGATTGCAAGACCCTCTGCGGGCGGCTCGCCCGATTCCGCGTAGGCGTTTGCCGGGTCCCAGATCACGCCGGTGCCGCCGCCTCCGGCGCGCCCGACGATGGCCGCCGTCGCGCGCGCGGGCGCAAAGTCTCCGTGGGTTTCCAGCCACGTCTCGAGCCCGTTGGCGGCGGCCTCGCCGCCGAGCGCGGACAGCGCGTCGGCAATCCAGCCCTCGGTGTCGTCACGGGTCGCACCGGGTTGCACGCGGTCGCCGAAGATCCGGATGCCGGGCGCGCCGAGTGATGCCGCGAGCGCGATCATGCGCCGGCCCTCTTCCAGCGTCCGACGCCGCTCGGCGGCATCCGGGGAGTGGAAGAAGCAACTGGTGTCCACGCACGACACGGCAAGGCCCGCGTCACGGAAAGCCGCGACCGTGCCGACCAGGCCCGCGCCCGTGAATTCGGGCCGCTTCCACAGCGCCGCGTCGCCCTCGATGAACCGCAACTCCACGCCATCGTACAGCTCGCGTCGCGCGAGATCGATGACCTGGCGAAGCGTCCAGACCGGGCAGCCGAGGGTGGAGAATGAGAGTCTCATCGACCCGACCCTACGTCATGGTGGCCAGCATGGCCGGGGTCACGCGGTTCAGTGGCCGCCTGCCGTCGAAGTGGCGTTCGAGCTCGTCGATGACGATGGCCGCCATCTGCCGGCGGACCGCGTCGGCGCCAGCGCCGATGTGCGGCGTCAGGATTGCTCCCGGCGCTCGGCGGAGCGGGTGGTTGCCGGGCAGCGGTTCGACCGGGTCGGTCACATCGAGCGCGCAGCGCAGCCGGCCGGCGCGCACCTGCGCGGTCAGCGCGTCGAGATCGACGATCCCGCCGCGGGCCACGTTGATGACGGACGCGCCGGGACGGAGGCGTGCGAGGCGGCGCCGATCGAGCAGGTTCCGCGTCTCGTCGTTGAGCGCCGCCGCGACGACCAGCAGTCGCGACGCTCCGAGGGCGCGCCCGAGCGTCGCGAACTCCACCCGCGCTCCGAGCGGGACGTCGCGGCGGGCGTACGGGTCGAAGACGACGAACCGGACGCCGAAAGGCACCAGCAACTCGACGAGCGCCCGACCGATGCGGCCGAAGCCGATGAGGCCCACCGTCGCGTCGAGGAGACTCTCGCCCACGACGCCACGCAGGTGGCGTGCGTCGTAGATGGCGTTGGAGGGGTGCTTCAGCTCGGCGCGGTACCGATCGATGTTGCGGGCCTCGTACAGCAGGAAGGCCGCGGCCAGTTCAGCGACGTGACGGGCCATCGGGTCCGCCGCGTTCGTGATCGTGAGGCGCTCGAAGAGCGGCGGGGCGAACCGCGACTTCACTTCCCCGCCGCAGTGCGCGATCATCCGGAGCCGGGGCGCCACGTCGAGCAGTGACTCGTCGAACGCGGGACTGTCCCACGTCGTGACGATCGCGTCTGCCAGGGCGAGTTGCCGGCGTGTCGCCGGCGTGACCCGTCGGCCGCCGACGCGCACCCACCGAGACCGCGAGGCGAGGCGGCGTCGTTCGGCGGCACCGAAGAAGGACGGGAATAACTCGCGTCCGGCCAGCACGAC
This Vicinamibacterales bacterium DNA region includes the following protein-coding sequences:
- a CDS encoding sugar phosphate isomerase/epimerase family protein, which produces MRLSFSTLGCPVWTLRQVIDLARRELYDGVELRFIEGDAALWKRPEFTGAGLVGTVAAFRDAGLAVSCVDTSCFFHSPDAAERRRTLEEGRRMIALAASLGAPGIRIFGDRVQPGATRDDTEGWIADALSALGGEAAANGLETWLETHGDFAPARATAAIVGRAGGGGTGVIWDPANAYAESGEPPAEGLAILGGLVRHVHLKDIRPGDPSDTAIRASAWKPVLTGTGTFPLRQTVAVLDAAGFAGHVSFEWEKRWHPQLEAPEIALPHFARWFRQATGRE
- a CDS encoding NAD(P)-dependent oxidoreductase; this encodes MTLTTNAAQRGKPVVVVLAGRELFPSFFGAAERRRLASRSRWVRVGGRRVTPATRRQLALADAIVTTWDSPAFDESLLDVAPRLRMIAHCGGEVKSRFAPPLFERLTITNAADPMARHVAELAAAFLLYEARNIDRYRAELKHPSNAIYDARHLRGVVGESLLDATVGLIGFGRIGRALVELLVPFGVRFVVFDPYARRDVPLGARVEFATLGRALGASRLLVVAAALNDETRNLLDRRRLARLRPGASVINVARGGIVDLDALTAQVRAGRLRCALDVTDPVEPLPGNHPLRRAPGAILTPHIGAGADAVRRQMAAIVIDELERHFDGRRPLNRVTPAMLATMT